Proteins encoded within one genomic window of Trichoderma asperellum chromosome 2, complete sequence:
- a CDS encoding uncharacterized protein (EggNog:ENOG41), translating into MATPAEPAAPQADIDNEDVVSPKTKTATFELAEGPSMGPVSSVLTARADPDAQTTVTDFLDFTEYLPADMVRSLTLIGKLDERYADASHKVDDLTTLWGQLPGVPTHERPSPVQLRADISEHLNQALDSRIFAHAEAMRMAENVNRHYNKATALLSKLKTMMENYPTEEQTPAEPRSPQMTRAKLTVRATGEDGQKVRRSRVPRITVPGEVLAPYEIEYDTFSDDSDISSDEESEAPVMNRRIQAPTPRIKLVSNKSQKSSGRSSRGQYATPALSAAAAANAAALLNPPPENAVIGSPDAPWLQLTQYELAKLRKRMKKNATWTPSETMIARELKALGRGPDAYREAKKKAEEEGAVFEATVPTPIIDNESGTRQMPAGAISVDSLAASEVPTSNRGMKLNEAKKLKREQLAKLAAEEAEESARKMQQAAKLFLGGSSTSSMTPETAKSPGSQPKPRNNSRSKRKREAEGETNGDTAAAAGTPTGPSSVAIEGGEAPSSSRPPAKRTKTETPVPPPLPGMVPQSSSASSDNSAPPATATSGVAVPQSETPVPIPIPPQSSVTTRSATSPAEGSNLANGTGTVTVTTPAPVKAPFETPVPLPKTEQQRMSTTPIPPPAIRELPGREASKRETRGEAAKRSQQLSASTSPQQPQDQSVAPEISTKQSSSRGGTPRLTPAPESLPRRPGSRGKAASQEPQPSLAVDRSRRASTARNTPVPELKQPSKRTKRPAPGVVSTTSSGGNSAVGKRKAAPKKKARATKKDKGQVTEEMEDVDDEGNPIDPNEPRYCLCNRVSFGTMIQCDNVDNCKQEWFHLECVGLSEIPARTTKWYCPDCRKLLNIGEKGEINARGVKK; encoded by the exons ATGGCAACTCCAGCTGAACCCGCTGCCCCCCAAGCCGACATCGACAACGAGGATGTTGTCTCTCCAAAGACCAAGACTGCGACCTTTGAACTTGCTGAAGGCCCTTCCATGGGGCCGGTGAGCAGTGTTCTCACGGCTCGCGCAGACCCCGATGCGCAGACGACCGTTACCGACTTCCTCGACTTCACGGAATACCTTCCTGCCGACATGGTTCGCTCCCTGACGTTGATCGGCAAATTGGATGAGAGATATGCAGATGCATCGCACAAGGTCGACGACCTGACGACATTATGGGGGCAGCTCCCCGGCGTGCCGACACATGAGCGCCCATCTCCGGTGCAGCTGCGTGCTGATATTTCGGAACATTTAAACCAAGCCCTGGATTCGAGGATCTTTGCCCACGCAGAGGCAATGAGGATGGCAGAAAATGTGAACCGTCATTACAACAAGGCGACGGCGCTCCTATCTAAGCTTAAGACGATGATGGAAAACTATCCCACGGAAGAGCAGACCCCTGCCGAGCCGAGATCTCCTCAAATGACTAGAGCGAAGCTGACAGTCAGAGCTACGGGGGAAGATGGACAGAAAGTGCGACGGTCTCGAGTGCCCCGAATTACAGTTCCTGGAGAGGTTCTGGCGCCGTACGAAATTGAATACGATACCTTTAGCGATGATAGCGATATAAGCTCTGATGAGGAGTCCGAAGCGCCGGTAATGAACCGCAGAATTCAAGCTCCGACGCCTCGGATCAAGCTGGTTAGCAACAAGAGCCAAAAGTCTTCAGGCCGTTCTTCACGCGGACAATATGCTACGCCTGCTTTGAGTGCTGCGGCAGCTGCGAATGCCGCTGCGCTGCTTAATCCTCCACCAGAGAATGCCGTTATCGGCAGCCCTGATGCGCCATGGCTTCAGTTGACGCAGTACGAGTTGGCCAAGCTAAGGAAacggatgaagaagaacgcTACGTGGACTCCCAGCGAGACAATGATTGCACGGGAACTAAAAGCTCTCGGCCGTGGACCGGATGCCTATagggaggcgaagaagaaggcagaggaagaaggtgcAGTGTTTGAAGCGACGGTACCAACGCCAATTATTGATAACGAGTCTGGGACTCGACAAATGCCTGCCGGTGCAATAAGCGTCGACTCGTTAGCAGCCTCAGAGGTGCCCACCAGCAACAGAGGAATGAAACTCAATGAGGCGAAAAAGCTCAAGAGGGAGCAGCTGGCGAAGCTTGCGGcggaagaggcagaagagtCTGCCAGAAAGATGCAACAGGCAGCAAAGCTGTTCCTGGGCGGCAGTTCGACTTCCAGCATGACACCCGAGACTGCTAAGAGCCCGGGGTCACAGCCAAAACCGCGAAACAATTCCAGATCTAAGCGCAAGAGAGAGGCTGAAGGGGAGACCAACGGCGatacggcggcggcggcaggaaCACCGACAGGACCATCATCAGTGGCGATAGAAGGCGGTGAAgcaccatcgtcatcgcgGCCACCGGCAAAGCGCACCAAGACTGAGACACCGGTCCCACCACCGCTGCCAGGCATGGTACCTCAGAGCAGCTCGGCCTCCTCCGACAACTCTGCGCCCCCAGCTACAGCGACATCTGGTGTAGCTGTTCCCCAGTCGGAGACTCCCGTCCCCATACCAATTCCTCCACAATCTTCCGTCACGACTCGGTCAGCAACGTCTCCAGCAGAAGGCTCTAATCTAGCCAATGGCACAGGAACGGTTACCGTCACCACTCCTGCGCCTGTTAAGGCTCCGTTTGAAACCCCTGTGCCCCTCCCCAAGACGGAGCAGCAAAGGATGTCTACCACACCGATTCCCCCGCCAGCGATTAGAGAGCTGCCCGGGCGAGAGGCGAGTAAACGTGAGACGCGGGGAGAGGCTGCGAAGCGATCACAGCAGCTATCGGCGTCCACGTCGCCTCAGCAGCCGCAAGACCAATCGGTAGCGCCTGAAATCTCCACCAAGCAATCTTCGTCACGCGGTGGCACGCCCAGATTAACGCCTGCCCCAGAGTCGCTCCCTCGCCGGCCCGGCTCCCGAGGGAAGGCGGCCAGCCAAGAACCGCAGCCGTCGTTGGCCGTTGATAGATCTCGGCGTGCCAGCACGGCTCGCAACACACCAGTTCCTGAGCTTAAGCAGCCGAGCAAACGCACTAAGCGCCCAGCCCCTGGTGTTGTGAGTACGACTAGCAGCGGTGGTAACAGCGCCGTTGGCAAGCGGAAAGCGgcgccgaagaagaaggctcgtGCGaccaaaaaagacaaaggtcAAGTAacggaggagatggaagatgtgGACGATGAGGGAAACCCCATTGACCCCAACGAACCGCGGTACTGCTTGTGTAACAGAGTGAGTTTTGGTACCATGATTCAGTGTGATAACGTCGAT AATTGTAAACAGGAATGGTTCCATCTTGAATGCGTAGGCCTTTCAGAAATCCCTGCGAGAACGACTAAGTGGTATTGCCCGGATTGTCGTAAACTTCTCAATATtggagagaagggagaaatTAATGCCCGGGGGGTGaagaaataa
- a CDS encoding uncharacterized protein (EggNog:ENOG41), producing the protein MSGSVSAQYVPLYPVHGGLPDPEIRTFITNFYRISDKQELNELWVDQFTKDAHIAVGPAKATGREDIRTMREGMWSAVQERSHTVRKVFPGQFIESADSKRECELMLLGEVSYKTKDGVSSTVAWAGHGTVRKVQNEDGNEEWKFAAYSVYMMK; encoded by the exons ATGTCTGGCTCAGTCAGTGCGCAATACGTCCCACTGTACCCGGTGCACGGTGGCCTTCCCGATCCCGAGATTCGGACATTCATCACCAACTTCTACAGGATATCCGACAAGCAGGAGTTGAATGAGCTGTGGGTCGACCAGTTCACCAAAGATGCACATATAGCTGTTGGGCCTGCGAAGGCGACTGGGCGAGAGg ATATCCGCACAATGCGTGAGGGAATGTGGTCAGCGGTACAAGAGAGAAGCCACACAGTCCGAAAGGTCTTCCCGGGGCAGTTTATTGAATCGGCGGACAGCAAGCGGGAATGCGAGCTGATGCTTCTCGGCGAAGTATCGTACAAGACCAAAGACGGCGTCTCAAGCACTGTTGCATGGGCGGGCCACGGGACTGTGAGAAAGGTGCAAAATGAGGATGGCAACGAAGAGTGGAAATTTGCTGCGTATTCTGTGTATATGATGAAATAG
- a CDS encoding uncharacterized protein (EggNog:ENOG41), with product MPAKKDRKNAKHSGGIAAAVTKQTAGKFVRPVNDGDESGNDSSKSIPTSNASSPPINTPEIRPSAAPDNENPEPSPSLDALSTTSVSASTAPSMIHDWARNRMAASPNNLIALASESPPTQPSSYEDPSHLHHGWSAQRAFMTPSPASPSPPTSHPKRPLSYQMDPHFVSPDSMPRASSTTLHHRRSSVNSPAMYPHGHSRMGSHPPLPHQPQAHFYGVSDLDLTIKPQSGMKPGDQGLYFGFDKLPSPYSATGSENVVLAGYQGGLEVYGVSKRGLEPMASLKGLRGGVHYAKILPWTVGGDKDGIFPLVALVVHGPVLPRRSPATPDEEEDDSTAKKTDGAASPRSAYTHHDAFSTRNVQKGQAIEAYQTTVEVYSLKTNKLVDVLLQAPTIPISAEVSITSPIFQPPLPTGAFAIKADAGTVALCSGTTGECWIYTQLLQAQNGHRFACTAKLWTCIQQGQRGSDVPEESDKMNSLGATRRPNPPTAIFALNGRKIAYCPAAPSSSIAIRAHLPVPILGRGAGITSVTPPHLPSITAAVDLPISDSVVNKVMREATQELIQGAKWVGQQGLQAWNSYWNRATSPQSQQQQPWSPPQQWNGTRSPLNDGAAFPPTHGTSGQAAATKDSGFVSILDVDSLALSPSIHPSATFSTPLGCSFLSFSPSSLSLFTASSKGDVQTVWDLFRVQHTHSSPLQASMATHDSTGPQVRQIAQFSRMTVARIIDVVWMEPQGERLAMVTERGTVHLLDMPFSAFMWPPPRRRKVTSKPAAEPSEPSSSAVSIASGAFGAAYQVAMPFVTRSRQGSGNSASTAGSILKDSAAQGGRAIAASITSSIGKTGSAISQLRHTGENRLSLPPSSSLPSSSCVVWIRSRRSATLFNLGGGLVRTYPYKARRQSGGKRVSRVNRYTDYQVPLLPDDNVAPAVRQILDSGAQEEYLDLSDTEMDVGTTLTLKGRPHVVSNNTLHTMAETIPQAEIECSAPYQPFHTDRRVILCEYTPAYGSQLDGVSEVLSNSSLEAKAPSSKKSKNGQHLAVNAPSGGGADASAWAFGQDISVVKLDLGLPSAFEDEYDDPEDHRPLPPSVMERVMEFGDSEQIVVTTRRRRGAHQGDPDGDGFFEDDCEVLDFADQRV from the exons ATGCCGG ccaagAAGGACAGGAAAAATGCAAAGCACAGCGGCGGCATTGCCGCGGCGGTGACCAAACAAACCGCCGGCAAGTTCGT AAGACCCGTCAACGACGGCGACGAAAGTGGAAACGACTCCTCCAAGAGCATTCCTACTTCCAACGCCTCCTCCCCTCCGATCAACACGCCCGAGATAAGACCTTCGGCCGCGCCTGACAATGAAAATCCCGAGCCGTCGCCCTCACTGGATGCCTTGTCGACAACTTCGGTGTCTGCGAGCACAGCTCCAAGCATGATCCACGACTGGGCGAGAAATCGAATGGCGGCTTCTCCAAACAACCTCATCGCTCTGGCGAGCGAATCGCCTCCTACGCAGCCCTCCTCCTACGAGGATCCGAGCCACCTTCACCATGGCTGGTCAGCCCAGAGAGCCTTCATGACGCCGTCGCCGGCATCGCCTTCTCCGCCCACCAGCCACCCGAAGCGGCCTCTCAGCTACCAGATGGACCCTCATTTCGTGTCTCCGGACAGCATGCCTAGGGCTTCTTCAACTACTCTGCATCATCGGCGGAGCTCCGTCAATTCTCCAGCCATGTACCCTCATGGTCACTCCCGCATGGGCTCGCATCCTCCGCTCCCTCACCAACCTCAGGCACACTTTTACGGCGTCTCAGACCTAGACCTCACCATCAAGCCGCAGTCCGGCATGAAGCCGGGCGATCAGGGCCTCTACTTTGGCTTCGACAAGTTGCCAAGTCCTTACAGCGCGACTGGCTCTGAGAATGTCGTCTTGGCCGGATATCAAGGGGGTTTGGAAGTTTACGGTGTTAGCAAGAGGGGACTAGAGCCCATGGCCAGCCTTAAAGGCCTGCGTGGCGGAGTTCATTATGCCAAGATACTTCCATGGACTGTCGGCGGAGACAAGGACGGCATCTTTCCTTTGGTCGCACTGGTAGTCCATGGCCCCGTACTACCCCGGCGATCCCCCGCGACCccagacgaagaggaagatgatagCACGGCGAAGAAAACAGACGGTGCGGCGAGCCCTCGGTCCGCATATACTCACCACGACGCTTTCTCCACTCGCAATGTACAGAAGGGCCAAGCGATTGAAGCATATCAGACTACCGTCGAAGTATACTCGCTCAAGACGAATAAATTAGTCGACGTCCTTCTGCAGGCCCCGACCATTCCCATCAGCGCGGAGGTATCCATTACTAGCCCAATCTTTCAGCCTCCACTTCCCACCGGAGCATTTGCCATTAAGGCAGATGCTGGAACCGTTGCACTATGCTCTGGTACCACTGGTGAGTGCTGGATTTACACACAGCTGCTGCAAGCACAGAATGGACACAGGTTTGCTTGCACCGCCAAGCTATGGACCTGTATTCAGCAAGGGCAGCGAGGAAGCGACGTTCCCGAGGAGAGTGATAAGATGAACTCCCTTGGCGCAACTCGACGACCTAACCCTCCAACTGCCATTTTCGCTCTCAACGGCCGGAAAATTGCCTActgcccagcagcaccaTCTTCGAGCATCGCCATTCGAGCTCATCTACCGGTTCCAATCTTGGGCAGAGGAGCTGGCATCACATCCGTGACGCCTCCTCACCTTCCTTCGATTACTGCCGCTGTGGATCTGCCCATTTCAGACAGTGTTGTCAACAAGGTCATGCGTGAGGCGACACAGGAGCTTATTCAGGGCGCGAAATGGGTTGGCCAGCAGGGCCTACAAGCATGGAACTCGTATTGGAATAGGGCAACCAGCCCGCAGtcccagcaacagcagccatggtCACCACCTCAGCAGTGGAACGGCACACGCTCCCCTCTGAACGACGGTGCTGCATTTCCTCCAACGCATGGAACGTCTGGGCAGGCGGCGGCAACCAAAGATTCGGGAttcgtctccatcttggatGTTGATTCTCTGGCGTTGTCTCCGTCTATCCACCCCTCCGCCACTTTCTCAACACCCCTAGGATGCAGTTTCCTGTCATTCTCGCCCTCTTCCCTGTCGCTGTTCACAGCAAGCAGCAAGGGAGACGTGCAGACTGTATGGGACCTGTTTCGTGTTCAACATACGCACTCCTCGCCTCTGCAGGCGTCGATGGCTACTCATGATAGCACTGGCCCTCAAGTTCGGCAAATCGCCCAATTCTCACGCATGACTGTCGCGCGGATTATCGACGTCGTGTGGATGGAGCCTCAAGGGGAGCGATTAGCCATGGTAACAGAGAGAGGAACGGTTCATCTTCTGGATATGCCCTTTAGCGCTTTCATGTGGCCACCACCACGTCGACGCAAAGTGACCTCGAAGCCTGCCGCCGAGCCATCTGAGCCATCGAGCTCGGCCGTTTCTATCGCGTCCGGTGCCTTTGGCGCTGCATACCAAGTAGCAATGCCCTTCGTCACGCGTTCACGCCAAGGGAGCGGCAACAGTGCATCTACTGCTGGTAGCATTCTGAAGGACTCAGCGGCTCAGGGAGGGCGGGCGATTGCTGCGAGCATCACTAGCTCGATTGGAAAGACGGGGTCTGCCATCAGCCAGCTACGACACACTGGAGAGAATCGGCTCTCTCTGCCTCCAAGCTCATCTCTGCCTTCATCGTCATGCGTGGTTTGGATCAGAAGCCGCCGGAGCGCAACGCTGTTCAACCTAGGCGGAGGTCTTGTACGAACATATCCTTATAAGGCTCGACGACAATCTGGTGGCAAGCGGGTTTCGCGTGTGAATCGATATACAGATTATCAGGTCCCACTTCTGCCAGACGATAACGTTGCTCCAGCTGTCCGCCAGATCCTAGACTCAGGTGCTCAAGAAGAGTATCTCGACCTGTCAGACACGGAAATGGATGTCGGAACGACATTGACACTGAAGGGTCGCCCACATGTGGTTTCAAACAACACACTTCATACCATGGCCGAGACCATTCCCCAAGCAGAAATTGAGTGTAGCGCACCCTATCAGCCTTTCCACACCGACAGGCGCGTTATTCTTTGCGAATACACCCCTGCATATGGAAGCCAGCTGGATGGAGTCTCGGAAGTTCTGTCAAACTCTTCCTTGGAGGCCAAGGCGCCTTCTTCGAAGAAGTCGAAGAATGGGCAGCACCTCGCTGTAAATGCGccaagcggcggcggcgccgaTGCATCTGCTTGGGCATTTGGGCAGGACATCTCTGTCGTCAAGCTGGATCTTGGCCTTCCTTCTGCCTTTGAGGACGAATACGACGACCCAGAGGACCACCGACCACTCCCTCCGTCGGTCATGGAGCGTGTTATGGAGTTTGGCGACTCGGAGCAAATCGTTGTCACTACACGGAGACGACGCGGAGCTCACCAAGGGGATCCcgatggcgatggattcTTTGAGGACGACTGCGAAGTTCTCGATTTTGCCGACCAGAGAGTCTAA
- the CWC22 gene encoding pre-mRNA-splicing factor cwc22 (BUSCO:EOG092D1I4F), giving the protein MASAVGDVPRRERERGTQRDGDFYRPSRDSRSPSPAPPKRTEEEKQAAAKAEYEKLLNMRSGGTYIPPARLRALQAQITDKTSKEYQRMAWEALKKSINGLINKVNTANIKHIVPELFGENLVRGRGLFCRSIMKAQAASLPFTPIYAAMAAIVNTKLPQVGELLIKRLIMQFRKGFKRNDKAVCLSSTTFLAHLINQQVQHEMLAGQILLLLLHKPTDDSVEIAVGFCKEVGQYLEEMQPAISMAVFDQFRNILHESDIDKRTQYMIEVLFQIRKDKFKESPAIKEELDLVEEEDQITHKVELDGEIDVQDGLNVFKFDAEWEEHEEAYKRLKAEILGEGSDDEDDEDGEDESSEEDEDEESKAVEIKDQSNADLVNLRRTIYLTIMSSADPEEAVHKLMKINLPAGQEPELPSMIVECCSQEKTYTKFFGMIGERFSKINRLWCDLFEQAFAKYYETIHRYENNKLRNIAMLFGHMFASDALGWHCLGVIHLNEDETTSSSRIFIKILFQHILEETGLPKLRARLTDETLRPNLEGIFPVENPRNIRFSINYFTSIGMGVLTEEMREHLQNMPKPALPAPPAQDRSDSESVSSYSSYSRSSYSSRSRSRTRSPARRGNGGRGRSLSRTPSRRGGRDRSYSDSRSRSRSRSPSYSRSRSRSRSHSRSRPRSLSGSRSRSRSGSPASRSRSRSRTHSRSRSPPMKRRRSVSPYSSSSYFSRSRSRTRSPSRSPPMKRVRRRD; this is encoded by the coding sequence ATGGCGTCAGCCGTGGGTGACGTGCCGCGCCGTGAGCGTGAGCGTGGAACGCAACGAGATGGTGATTTCTATCGCCCTTCGAGAGATTCTCGCTCTCCATCGCCCGCTCCGCCTAAGCGaaccgaagaagagaagcaagcGGCGGCAAAGGCCGAGTACGAAAAACTGCTAAATATGCGATCGGGAGGAACGTACATCCCCCCCGCGAGGCTCAGAGCGCTCCAGGCGCAGATCACGGACAAGACCAGCAAAGAGTATCAGAGGATGGCGTGGGaggcgctgaagaagagcatcAACGGCTTGATCAATAAAGTCAACACTGCCAACATCAAGCACATCGTTCCCGAGCTGTTTGGCGAGAATTTGGTTCGGGGCAGAGGCCTATTCTGCCGATCCATCATGAAGGCCCAGGCTGCGAGCTTGCCCTTCACGCCCATTTATGCGGCCATGGCGGCCATTGTCAACACGAAGCTTCCCCAGGTCGGCGAGCTGCTGATAAAGCGCCTGATTATGCAGTTCCGCAAGGGATTCAAGCGAAACGACAAGGCCGTCTGCCTCTCCTCGACGACGTTCCTCGCGCATTTGATCAACCAGCAGGTTCAGCATGAGATGCTGGCTGGGCAAAtcctcttgctgctcctACACAAGCCGACAGACGATAGCGTTGAGATTGCTGTGGGATTCTGCAAGGAGGTGGGACAGTACCTGGAAGAGATGCAGCCTGCCATCTCCATGGCCGTCTTCGATCAGTTCCGCAACATCCTCCACGAGTCCGACATCGATAAGCGAACCCAGTACATGATTGAAGTTCTTTTCCAGATCCGAAAGGACAAGTTCAAGGAGAGCCCGGCCATCAAGGAAGAGTTGGACTTggttgaggaggaggaccaAATTACACACAAAGTTGAGCTTGATGGCGAGATTGATGTCCAGGACGGGCTCAACGTTTTCAAATTTGATGCTGAGTGGGAGGAGCATGAGGAGGCCTATAAGAGACTCAAGGCAGAAATTCTTGGCGAGGGcagcgatgacgaagatgatgaggatggagaggatgaGAGCTCCgaggaggacgaagacgaggaatcAAAGGCTGTGGAGATCAAGGACCAGTCCAACGCCGACTTGGTCAACCTGCGAAGAACCATCTACCTAACCATCATGTCGAGTGCCGacccagaagaagcagtccACAAGTTGATGAAGATTAATCTGCCTGCCGGCCAAGAGCCCGAGCTACCGTCGATGATTGTCGAGTGTTGCTCCCAGGAAAAGACCTACACCAAGTTCTTTGGCATGATTGGCGAGCGCTTTTCCAAGATCAACCGACTGTGGTGCGATCTCTTCGAGCAGGCCTTTGCAAAGTACTATGAGACTATTCACAGATATGAGAACAACAAGCTGCGAAACATTGCAATGCTGTTCGGTCACATGTTTGCGTCCGACGCTCTAGGCTGGCACTGCCTTGGCGTCATTCACCTCAACGAAGATGAAACGACATCCAGTAGCCGTATATTCATCAAGATCCTGTTCCAACATATTTTGGAGGAAACCGGGTTGCCTAAGCTGAGGGCACGCCTGACCGACGAAACTCTCCGACCTAACCTCGAAGGCATCTTCCCAGTTGAGAACCCCCGCAACATCAGATTCTCCATCAACTACTTCACCAGTATCGGCATGGGTGTTTTGACCGAGGAGATGCGAGAGCATCTTCAGAACATGCCCAAGCCTGCGCTCCCCGCCCCTCCTGCTCAGGACCGCTCTGATTCAGAGTCTGTATCGAGCTATTCATCTTATTCTCGCTCATCATATtcttctcgctctcgctccaGGACTCGTTCTCCGGCCCGTCGTGGCAATGGTGGACGAGGCCGTTCGCTTTCTCGAACACCCTCAAGGCGTGGTGGAAGGGATCGATCGTACTCGGATTCACggtctcgctctcgctctcgctctccttCCTACTCCCGTTCCCGTTCCCGTTCTCGTTCCCATTCCCGTTCACgccctcgctctctctcaggATCCCGATCCCGTTCCCGATCTGGCTCTCCtgcctctcgctctcgctctcgttcCAGGACACATTCCCGCAGCCGCAGTCCGCCAATGAAGCGACGGCGTTCGGTTTCACCTtattcttcgtcatcatatTTCTCTCGCTCTAGATCTAGGACACGTTCTCCTAGCCGTAGTCCGCCGATGAAGCGTGTGAGACGGAGAGATTga